The Daucus carota subsp. sativus chromosome 9, DH1 v3.0, whole genome shotgun sequence genome window below encodes:
- the LOC108201220 gene encoding BTB/POZ domain-containing protein At5g17580, with protein MASKHHIESSSRIPASEYTKDLRICVCGEPFRLNSGVMALRSAKLDKLLKENHVEEVPRLLRDIPADPKTFELVARFCYGYEISITAENVIHVCCVANYLEMTESHSLNNLLVKAFTFFKKDVIPFWNSSVRALKSAENVLQQVLHLGLVDALIESIIEKVLADPCLLGKPIKSLTFGGDGERDEDLYRPSARRRLFGSNLISEDLATLSVQLYEPIIQEMTLHQVPSEYVVASLCQYVENWVSATSRVDDDKSFSKKMSQREAIEAVQRLLPHECRLLPCNILFEMFQFAIALEATTECRNGFEVRIGKQLDQATVKDLLIPSFGYAREQEYDTDCIRRILKHFYSNLSSPHNSSMLKVAELVEQYLAEVASDVNLKKSTFMSLAEMAFAASVETQRLSDGLYRAISIYLDHHTYLTEYEKEDVCKLLDCSKMSPEACEHAATNKRLPLRIVVNVLFVHQLHLRETIVKEVNSPDEGLLKPIEEEIWKGDGASKDRAMVEMERMNCKVRELEKECSAMKEEIWGVFDSRVKREKGGVWREMKRKFRFTANNNED; from the exons ATGGCCAGCAAACATCACATAGAATCGTCTTCCAG GATACCGGCATCTGAGTATACGAAAGATCTCCGGATTTGTGTATGTGGGGAGCCTTTTAGGTTGAACTCG GGAGTTATGGCTTTGAGATCTGCTAAACTAGATAAGCTGCTCAAGGAGAATCATGTAGAAGAAGTTCCTCGTTTACTCAGAGACATCCCTGCTGACCCCAAGACATTCGAGCTTGTTGCAAGATTCTGCTATGGTTATGAAATCAGTATCACAGCTGAAAATGTCATCCATGTCTGTTGCGTTGCAAATTACCTTGAAATGACAGAGTCCCACAGCTTGAACAATCTTTTGGTAAAGGCTTTTACTTTCTTCAAGAAGGATGTCATTCCTTTCTGGAACAGCTCCGTGAGAGCCCTCAAGAGCGCGGAAAATGTTCTGCAACAAGTACTGCATCTTGGCCTGGTTGATGCATTGATTGAATCTATTATTGAAAAGGTGCTAGCTGATCCATGCTTGCTTGGAAAACCAATCAAATCTCTGACATTCGGCGGTGATGGAGAGAGGGATGAGGACCTGTACAGACCTAGTGCAAGGAGGCGGCTTTTTGGTTCTAATTTGATATCAGAAGATTTGGCAACACTGTCTGTGCAGCTCTATGAGCCGATAATTCAGGAGATGACTCTTCACCAAGTCCCTTCAGAGTATGTGGTTGCATCTCTCTGTCAGTATGTTGAAAATTGGGTCTCTGCCACTTCACGAGTGGACGATGACAAGTCATTTAGCAAGAAGATGTCTCAGAGGGAAGCCATAGAAGCAGTGCAGAGACTATTACCACATGAATGCAGACTGCTTCCATGTAATATATTGTTTGAAATGTTCCAATTCGCCATAGCTTTAGAAGCTACCACAGAATGTAGAAATGGATTCGAGGTCAGAATCGGAAAGCAGCTAGATCAGGCAACTGTCAAGGATTTGCTAATACCTAGTTTTGGGTACGCTAGAGAACAAGAGTATGATACAGATTGCATAAGACGGATTCTGAAACATTTCTATAGTAATCTCTCTAGTCCTCACAATTCTTCAATGTTAAAGGTAGCTGAACTTGTCGAACAGTATTTAGCAGAAGTGGCTAGTGATGTTAATCTTAAGAAAAGTACGTTTATGTCGCTTGCAGAAATGGCCTTTGCAGCATCAGTAGAAACACAGAGACTTTCAGATGGTTTATACAGGGCAATAAGTATATACTTAGACCACCACACATATTTAACAGAGTATGAAAAAGAAGACGTATGCAAGCTGCTAGATTGCAGCAAGATGTCTCCTGAAGCCTGTGAGCACGCCGCAACAAATAAGCGACTGCCTCTAAGAATAGTGGTCAATGTGTTGTTTGTGCATCAGTTACACCTGAGAGAGACCATTGTGAAAGAGGTGAATAGTCCGGATGAAGGATTACTAAAGCCAATTGAGGAAGAAATTTGGAAGGGTGATGGTGCTAGTAAGGACAGAGCAATGGTGGAGATGGAGAGGATGAACTGCAAAGTGAGAGAGTTGGAGAAAGAATGTTCAGCAATGAAGGAAGAAATTTGGGGTGTTTTTGATAGCAGGGTGAAAAGGGAGAAAGGTGGGGTGTGGAGAGAAATGAAGAGGAAGTTCAG GTTTACTGCGAATAATAATGAggattaa
- the LOC108202050 gene encoding B3 domain-containing protein Os06g0112300, with the protein MHVVLFACESLMDSSLDVPNHITASEDEFWPLSDKPWFNVILKSTHMRPTYTLYVPTEEFGVSPSSSVDVVFTYLGKEWKTVVRREGCSSRTSIKWREFVTDNHLKEGDACVFELTERSDKLIKVRVQILRGDFPYELLNSVDGGTRDQPIIL; encoded by the exons ATGCATGTTGTACTCTTTGCTTGTGAATCTCTG ATGGATTCATCGCTAGACGTTCCTAATCACATAACTGCTTCCGAAGATGAGTTTTGGCCACTTTCTGATAAGCCATGGTTTAATGTGATACTAAAAAGCACACACATGAGGCCTACATATACCCTA TATGTTCCAACAGAAGAGTTCGGTGTATCTCCATCTTCCAGTGTTGATGTGGTTTTCACATATCTTGGCAAAGAATGGAAGACGGTTGTTCGGAGAGAAGGCTGTTCCTCGAGGACCTCAATTAAATGGAGGGAATTTGTGACTGACAACCATCTAAAGGAAGGAGATGCATGTGTATTTGAGTTAACTGAGCGCAGCGATAAACTCATAAAGGTCAGAGTTCAAATTCTCAGAGGTGACTTCCCATATGAGTTGCTGAATAGTGTTGATGGCGGAACTCGTGATCAACCTATTATCCTATGA